The region aaacttgactgaaatagagaaaatatcgtctaatactcgttgcagaaggcaattccaacactcatgcgttccaaaactcgctccttcgtcgctcgttttcgaatttcgcattcgtgttggaataggagcccattctgcaacttgttttagaatatactattctctatttcagtatcgtaatgagtacATTACAGTATTATTTTggtaaataaactttattattagtattattactaaaaacagtgctgtaatggaCTCATATTTCGTGCTTATTCTCAATAATTTTCGCGATTTCTTTCCTCTACTTCTCAGGGCCGTAGCTAGAAATGAATTTAAGGTAGGGCAATGAAGGTTACAGGTAGggcagaagtaaaaaattgtactcGATGTGATCTGATGAATCAATTTTCATCGTACCTACTTTTGAGTGTATGGtagtatgtatatataaaaatatttatttcttcagtttatattatttctttcaacatGTTGTGATTAATATAATGATGATAAAAAACTTCCTCAAAACAGCTGAATCCTTCGATTTGtcatattattaaatatgcGAAGGACTTCATTCAGATCAACAGACTGAGTCCTTCTCTTTTCAAAGGCCAGAAATACCATGCCTGCCATTCTTTCGTGACTCATTGACAGCCTCTGAGGTCTATTGATTGCAGTTAAGGTTGAAAAAGTAGATTCACAAACAGCAGTGCTACATCCTATGGTCGCCACAGATGCAAAGAGTTCATATGTATCTTTGAAAGCCTCTCGCTGTCTGTACAAAACTTGCACTATGTCTTCTGTTTTATCCTCACGACGACTCAAATAAGCTTTAACCACTGTAGCCTCTTCATTTGATGGAATTGTTATACCTGAAAAGTTAATTTAAATTGtgaattgaatatgaataaacaAGCGTAATATTTTAGAAGCAGCAACATCATTTTGTTAATTGCCTTACACTCAcctaaatttttcaaaggttCCATTTTGTTCACATCCAACTCATCGAGACTCGCTACAGAATTTAACAGATCATCGTTGTCTGAAAACCTTCTCTGTAATTCAGCAACTAGTATGTCCAATGTTTCGAAATACTCAGATTTAAATGGTtgatcttcttcattttgtttcgtTGAGGAACAGGAAGAGTCAAACATCAAGTAGTCATCCATGCGATTAGATCTTCTGACTTGCCTTTTTTGGGTGTGAGTCCTATTTTCAGAATCAATGCTTGTCATAGATTTAGCTTCTTCCAAAATTTGATGATACATTTCATCTGTTCTCAATTTTGTGATTTCATTTTGGACGCAATTTATGATTATTAGGGCGTCTTTCAATCCTGCGCTTCGGGCTTGTAAACTTGCATCTGCAGGCTGAAGCATGGATAGTATTTTTTTGGCCACAACCATAGCCATTCGGAATTCCAAATtaagcataatttttttgatgccgACACTCTTGGCAACGTCGTCACCattgaatctgtcatttttcattttatctaaaGTTAGCAAAATCTCTGAATAATTATCGTTTACAACTTTTGTAACCGCCAAGTGTCCTGACCAACGTTGTTCGAGTAATCTGCCAATTATTTTTCCACCATACATTGCAGCTATTTTTCCATGATGAAAGAACTCATGTAACATGATGCATTGATCAAAAAATAAACGGATGAAAGTCATTTCAGAGATAGTCCTGATAACTATTAAATGTAAGCGGTGGTTATAACAGTGGACATAAGGAATTTTTCGGCCCAATTGATTCTCTATTCTAGTCGCAACTCCTGAAACTTTTCCGCTCATAACACTTGCTCCATCATAGCATTGGCTTAGCATACGGGAGAGATCAATGCCATTTTTCGTAAGAGTGTTTAAAGTTAATTCGGTAAATGTTGCTGCATCaagatgttcagttgttgtaaCTGTCAGcaacgactcattgacgattccATCCTTAACGTAACGTATTgctatagcaatattttcacgaTTATTCTTATCCCTCGTTCCATCTTCCATTAGAGTGAACCAATTCACGTCAGATTCCTTGATATCTTTGACAATGGAGTTCTGTACTACTTGAACCATTGCTTGAATTATTTGGTTTTGAATTTCCGGTGAATGATATGTCGCATTTTGTGGTATATGGCTGAAAGCCTCCTTCAAATTCGGATCTTTCATGCAcgtgtattcaaataaattctgaaataatccttgttcttttttttcctccaaaacatAATTTCCTCGCAAAGCTAACTCGTTGACAACTAAAAATTGTATAACTTCAACAATTGATTTCATGTAATACCggtttttttctaaaacttcATGATTTATCAAAGTTTCGACACTGCTACCTGTAGATATTCTGCGTAGTTTGTCTTGCCACATCGCCATGGCTTGTGTATGAGGAATTGATTTCTCATGTTTTGGAAACCCAGTTCTTGTATCACTGGCATTTTTCCAGTTTCTGAATCCTGTGGAAGTATAAGAACTTTGTTTGCTTCCATGGGGTAAAAATTGTTGACAAGGATAGCAAAAAGCAGCATCTCTCTCGACCGAATACTGCAACCATTTATATCGCTTAAACCAATCCGCAACAAAGGccctattattttctttgggatatatatttaaaataatttgttttatcgGTTCTCCGATTCGTGCAATATCCGAAGGAATACCATAGTTAATTCTATTTCTACCAACCTGTTTTGCCAAACTAGTTTCCATAGAACTAGGAGTGGGTTTTGAGCAATGGGGTTCATCGTGATGAATTCCCTCTTCAACTCTTCGTTTTTTGGTAAAGAAAGTCCTTATATCCATCGCTAAATGAGTCAATCAACACTTCACTTCACTTCAATaaacaaacaattatttcgCTAAACTCTATTTTGGGTTATATGGGGATCCCCCTACCAAGGGGCGTATATTCCAGTACAGGTCCCATACATACTTCAAATGCCATCTATGTGCGGAATCAAGAAAATAAGCACATGAGGTGCTTCTGAAAATACAGCGTGCTGTATATATACAATGACCACGGTGCACTCTATTGATGTAGTTCGCAATCTCTAACAACTCGTGATTAATTCAGAATTGATTTGCGagtgataattttttcctcacgtcacataatgaaatttcctttgaatattatttaaattgttACTATTTTTTAAGGTAGGGCATTGAAAATTAAAGGTAGGGCATTGCCCCATAatgcccccccctggctacggccCTGCTACTTCTCtattcacatgaaaaaaatatatggaaatatttaCCTTTAATGATCAAGTAATGTCCAGCCAGATCGCATATCCAGTGTTGTCTAGGTGTTGAGATATGAAGGTTCTGCTGAAAAATAATCAGTATTAGTAAAACTTCAATCagagattgttttcatttatcttagaatcataaataattactattttttcttCTGGTATTCATCATGAAATCTTCCCACCCATAGATGTCAAACAATTATTAGATGATATGTATAATTcaaacaaatttattattcattcaaagtaGGCGGAATAACAATATTACGATAGGGCtaccataaatgttggaacatcgaccgggacaagTGGCATAGAAATAGTTGAAATACCATACAAAAATTCCAAACTCATCTGAGAGGACGgtattcaattaaaaatcatCCGAGTTTTGTATTAGAAATGCTTGACTGTttagaaataaattataaagttCTGATAGAGTCATAAAAAAGTCGGTTATAGCTTTTGAGGCCCTTTCTCCAGCTACATTCGAACCAACGCGTATTATATAATATCTAATATTAGATATTACTGAATAGTGTGAATCGTGATATTGTGATTAATACCATAACGAACTAGTGACCAGATATGTACTcagtttttcattaatattgTGTGTTTTGGAATTATGAATATGCACAAAATTAGCGAACTTTGGACTTTCTTCTCACTGGTCGATGGAAATGATGCGATCTATAATTTATGTAAGATGAAATTATCCAATAATCTGATATATAAATTAATGGGATAAATaagtttcaagaaataattaaattattctttAGAACATCGAAATTCATGAATTGTTGCttatttctattctttttttaatgttttattatattgatgaaaagtTATCTGCAGGGGAGGATACAGAAGGTGTTCATGCAGGAAAGATGTATGTATTTAATAGATAAATAAatcttataataaaaatttaacaCAGCATTTCAACTTGTGCAGCAAGTTAGATAGAGTgctattcaaaaagaaatttctaATAGAATACCCTTCATTAGAGACATCAGAGGCCCACACAGAATGTTTTCGAGTTATGGAATTTTGACTCTCAATCTTAAGTTGCTGAATTTAAGGGCAGTCAATTATACTTATATTTTTTTGGCTACGTATCGTGGACTAGGTGATATTGCTACACCAtaattgttccaaaaaaaaaagaaaatcatcATTTTGTTAGGAAATTCTCTTCAATATAAGCTTACAACTGAAAATAagtgaattacaaaaaatgcaGTTGTAATTATGGCAaccaattgaaattgaatttgtgaTCATGATAATACTATTCATATTCTTGACATCAATAATACCTGCCAATGAATCCAAAGCCAAACTTCTCATACGACAGAGTCTGCTTGTTGAAATTGATGGTTCCAAACAGTTGTTTTAAGAATGAGCGGCGAATAAAAATTTAATGTACTGAGTGGAATCTATAAAATTCAGTGCCGCTTGTGAAGTGGCAGAATCAGAATAAGCTTCTTGGATTATCGATCCCTCGAAGTAATCTAACTAAGATATTAATGTGTCATGAAATTGTGAAATTCACATGTTGCTAGCCTACAAAAGTTTACGATAGCGCACAAAATCGGCCGATAAATGTAGATATAAATGGAAACATGTTTCTGTTCAATCGATTACCCATAAAAATTATTGCGAACACAATAAAATTTATCTTCCGTGACAACGAGGCATAAGCCAATGAAGAGAGGCAGGAAACCGTAAACTCGACACCAGGAGAGTGGTTACCGAAATCTACTGTTCTgttgaaatatgaattttcaacattgaGCACGAAGAATATTTCCGGTTTGGTATTACTGGAACATTTGCGAGTTAGTTCAAAGTTACAATGTGAATACTTGAAAAGGTTAAGCCAATAAAATTATTTGCATACACGGTTCTAcgtcttatacagggtgattcattggtaaatAGGTGGAAGCTAAGGGTAGATAAAGGACACTGAGTTGTTTCAGAATAAACAATATTTGAAGGGTCTATCTCTCTTCATAATCAAGATACAGATTGTTAAATTACTTTAATTAACTTTCGAACCAAcctaaatattttcatgataattgATACGTTCATTCTCTGCAACAACTATCTATACAGTGTGAAAAAAGCCTAAGAcagtttcaacaaaaaaaacaccctatatataaaaATTCCTTGAATTTGATTGGATATTCtaataaaggagaaaaaacTAAAGGAACTAAGGTATATCTAGAACGTTCACGTTCGATTTCAATACTTAATAAATGTAGTCAAACTTGAATATTCAGACAACACAGTAACCATAAACAGTCTAGTTGAATTTTTGGCTCATAAAAGTGAAATACACAATGAAATGCAGAGGTAAATAATTTGACTTTCAAGACCATTGCGACCAATTTctcgaacaaaaatttttccGATCAGTTAGATAGGTACGGGTGGACCTCATAACTAGCCTGCAAGGAGCCCCGACTTGAAGCCTACCGATTATTTTCTTTGGGGTTACTTAAAATCAGAAGTCTACACTACACGAATAAACGATATAATGCAACTTCCTCAGAGAATCGAGGATGCAAAAatctagaaattatgaaaaaatcgaTTACTTGTCTAATTGAACGGGCACAGAAATGCAATGGGCAGAATGGAAGCCATTTTGAGCAATTTTTGTGAAACTTTCTTTCTCTCTGTCAAAGGTTTTTTATAGTGTTGAGGTTTTTATGAAGATGTTTTGTTTCTCAGGActtatttttttaatcattttcaaTTCAGATAATCAACAAATGAATCTTATCCTCGATGTTATCGTTTTCGATAGTAATATCGTGTCCGTGTAGTTAgtacccactttttcgaaaatcaagaatttttttatgcatttgttaataactatttgtaacacaaaaatttttgtttgtatctGTATGTGTgaaggatactggtagaaactATACCGCATTCCGCTGGGGTGCCAACTTcacgttttttttatttttctcgacaaaaaaatttaattttgaagaatatcgctagtaactatttgtaacacaaaactttctgtttgtaacctaacctacatataatgaaaaaatatcagtcctagaatgcgaagttagcacccagtttttcgaaaatcaagatttttttttgcaatcgttagtaactcgttagtaactatttgtaacacaacaatttttgtttgtatctTGAGGATACTGATAGAAAAATATCGCATAGTTGGCACCCCAgcggaatgcgatattttttTACCATAATctttgaggtacaaacg is a window of Harmonia axyridis chromosome 2, icHarAxyr1.1, whole genome shotgun sequence DNA encoding:
- the LOC123672231 gene encoding zinc finger MYM-type protein 1-like, whose translation is MDIRTFFTKKRRVEEGIHHDEPHCSKPTPSSMETSLAKQVGRNRINYGIPSDIARIGEPIKQIILNIYPKENNRAFVADWFKRYKWLQYSVERDAAFCYPCQQFLPHGSKQSSYTSTGFRNWKNASDTRTGFPKHEKSIPHTQAMAMWQDKLRRISTGSSVETLINHEVLEKNRYYMKSIVEVIQFLVVNELALRGNYVLEEKKEQGLFQNLFEYTCMKDPNLKEAFSHIPQNATYHSPEIQNQIIQAMVQVVQNSIVKDIKESDVNWFTLMEDGTRDKNNRENIAIAIRYVKDGIVNESLLTVTTTEHLDAATFTELTLNTLTKNGIDLSRMLSQCYDGASVMSGKVSGVATRIENQLGRKIPYVHCYNHRLHLIVIRTISEMTFIRLFFDQCIMLHEFFHHGKIAAMYGGKIIGRLLEQRWSGHLAVTKVVNDNYSEILLTLDKMKNDRFNGDDVAKSVGIKKIMLNLEFRMAMVVAKKILSMLQPADASLQARSAGLKDALIIINCVQNEITKLRTDEMYHQILEEAKSMTSIDSENRTHTQKRQVRRSNRMDDYLMFDSSCSSTKQNEEDQPFKSEYFETLDILVAELQRRFSDNDDLLNSVASLDELDVNKMEPLKNLGITIPSNEEATVVKAYLSRREDKTEDIVQVLYRQREAFKDTYELFASVATIGCSTAVCESTFSTLTAINRPQRLSMSHERMAGMVFLAFEKRRTQSVDLNEVLRIFNNMTNRRIQLF